From the Chryseobacterium fluminis genome, the window ATTTTCCAAAGTTCCTGCATTTCTTTGGAATCCTGACCGAATTTTTTTTGAGTTTCATACATTTGAGTTCTGTATTTTTGGTCTTCGTCAAGAATTGCCAGTAGTTCAGTCTTCAATGGTTTGTCATAATTTGCTTCTATTAACTCTATTTTTTTCTCTAACTTTTCTATTGTTTTCCCCCATTCTTTTTTTGAATGTAAATTTTCTAAATCAGTATCAGAATTTAAGTGCTTTAAATTTGTCCATCCTTGGTCTACTGACAGGTTCAACCATTTAAATGCCTGTTTTGTATTTCCTGCTAAAGATGATGCGCATGCGCCATTATATAAGTGATTGGGATTTTTGCTTTCAATTTTAAAAGCTTTGTTGTACAACTCCGTAGACATTTTATAATCTTTTGCATCATATAATTGATTTGCCTCACTTATTAATTTCGAATAGTCCTGAGCATTAATGCCTGTGAATAAAAATAATAATAACAAAGTATAGATATTGTTTCTCATTTTTCTGTATTGAATTTAGGTATTCAGTTTTTTTAAAATCTCTGATAACGTTTTTGCCGCTTCACGATATTGCCGAAAAGCCAACTGATTTCTTTCTACCAAGATAATGTTTCTCTATGAAAACCAAAAGTTTCTGTAGAGGCTTTCAGAATTTTGATGAAGGGG encodes:
- a CDS encoding DUF6624 domain-containing protein; amino-acid sequence: MLLLFLFTGINAQDYSKLISEANQLYDAKDYKMSTELYNKAFKIESKNPNHLYNGACASSLAGNTKQAFKWLNLSVDQGWTNLKHLNSDTDLENLHSKKEWGKTIEKLEKKIELIEANYDKPLKTELLAILDEDQKYRTQMYETQKKFGQDSKEMQELWKITNQKDSVNLLKVRKILDEKGWVGKDKVGAQANSALFLVIQHSDLETQKKYLPMMKEAVTKGNASPGSLALLIDRIEIREGRKQIYGSQIGTNPNTQTQYILPLIDPDNVDKRRAEVGLGPISDYIKNWNLVWDVEKYKSELPELEKLNK